The proteins below are encoded in one region of Hemiscyllium ocellatum isolate sHemOce1 chromosome 3, sHemOce1.pat.X.cur, whole genome shotgun sequence:
- the LOC132830159 gene encoding uncharacterized methyltransferase YdaC-like, producing MLFEHLTKQLSKPTQGPWGWMVKKFLEGKGKLVEVNAVKLCDIQPESVVLELGFGPGLGLQEAAKCLTLPKGKLYGLDYSEYMYRVASRRLKPDIQTGKVTLFHSSVEHIPLEDNVVDRVFHCNCYYYWPDLQSGCRQIYRVMKPGGLMVTTLTVEVLKKVVAAGLLKDTKWPPEPYMAALRDTGFIDVYMDHKQDKGKLFQAIFAKVISPECAADTDTGPGFEF from the exons ATGCTGTTCGAGCACCTCACCAAACAACTGAGCAAACCAACGCAAGGCCCCTGGGGATGGATGGTGAAAAAGTTCTTAGAGGGGAAGGGTAAATTGGTGGAAGTGAATGCTGTCAAACTGTGTGACATtcagcctgagagtgtggtgctggaactgGGCTTTGGACCAGGGCTCGGTCTTCAGGAAGCTGCTAAGTGCCTTACACTGCCGAAGGGCAAGCTCTATGGGCTGGATTACTCTGAATACATGTACCGTGTAGCCAGCAGGAGGTTGAAGCCTGACATTCAGACTGGGAAGGTGACATTGTTTCACAGTAGTGTGGAACATATCCCTCTGGAAGACAACGTGGTGGACAGAGTATTTCACTGCAATTGTTATTACTACTGGCCTGACCTGCAATCTGGATGCAGACAGATTTACCGAGTTATGAAAC CAGGGGGACTGATGGTCACCACCTTGACCGTGGAAGTTCTGAAGAAAGTTGTTGCTGCTGGATTGTTGAAGGATACAAAATGGCCACCTGAGCCATACATGGCTGCGCTCCGTGACACGGGATTTATCGATGTGTACATGGACCACAAACAAGACAAGGGGAAACTCTTTCAGGCTATCTTTGCAAAAGTAATAAGCCCTGAATGTGCTGCAGACACTGACACCGGACCAGGTTTTGAATTCTga